The DNA window CTTACTCCAACGTGGCCGGGGCGAACTTCCAGATTGCCGTCACCGCCACGGCGGGGGCCAACGGCAGTATCAGCCCGGCTTCGCGCAGCGTTGACTACGGAACAACTACCACCTTCACCGTGACCCCCGACACCGGCTACAGCGCCAGCGTTACGGGCTGCGGGGGCAGCCTGGTCGGCACCACCTACGCCACCGGTCCCATCACCGCCGCCTGTACGGTCAGCGCCACCTTTACCCTGAACAGCTACACCATCACCGCCACCGCCGGGGCCAACGGCACCATCAGCCCGCCCAGCCAGACGGTGGCCCACGGCGCCACCACCAGCTTCACCGTCACCCCCAATACGGGTTACCGCGCCAGCGCCAATGGTTGTGGGGGCAGTCTGTCCGGCACCACCTACACCACCGGCGCCATCACCGCCGCCTGTACGGTCAGCGCCAGCTTTACCCTGAACAGCTATACCGTCACCGCCACGGCGGGGGCCAACGGCAGTATCAGCCCAGCTTCGCGCAGCGTTGACTACGGAACAACCACCAGCTTCACCCTCACCCCCGACACCGGCTACAGCATTGGCACGGTAAGTGGCTGCGGCGGCAGCCTGGCCGGCACCACCTACACCACCGGTCCCATCACCGCCGCCTGTACGGTCAACGCCACCTTTACCCCGATCAGCTACACCGTCACCGCCACGGCGGAGGCCAACGGCAGCATCAGCCCGCCCAGCCAGACGGTGGCCCATGGCGCCACCACCAGCTTCGCCGTCACGCCCGACACCGGCTACAGCATTGGCACGGTAAGTGGCTGCGAGGGCAGCCTGTCCGGCATCACCTACACCACCGGTCCCATCACCGCCACCTGCGCGGTCAGCGCCAGCTTTGTCCCGGTGGTCATCACCGTGGCCGCCAGCGACAAAACCGCCACCGAGGCCGGGCTCACCACCGGGCGATACACCATCACCCGCACCGGCGACACCGCCGCCGCCCTCACCCTCGGCTATACCCTGACCGGCACCGCCACCAGCGGTAAAGATTACCTCGCCCTCGGCACCAGTGTCGTCATCCCCGCCGGCAAGACGCGGATCACCAAGGTCCTCAAGCCCAAGCAGGATACGCTGCAGGAGTTACCCGAGACGGTCGTCCTGACCCTGAACCCCAGCCCGAACTACGCCGTGGGTAGCCCGGCCAGGGCCACGGTGACGATCACCAGCGATGAACCGGTGACCCAAACCGTCAGCGTCAGCGCCTCCGATGCCACCACCACCGAGGCCGGCCTGACCACCGGGCGCTACACCTTCACCCGCGCGGGGAGCATTGCCGCCACCCTGACGGTTAACTATGGCGTCAGCGGGACCGCCACCGCGGGCCGCGACTATACGGCGCTGGGCACCAGCGTCAGCTTCCCGGCCAACGTGGCCAAGGTCACTAAGACGGTTACCCCGCTCCAGGACAGCCGGGTGGAGATCGACGAAAGTATTATCCTGACCTTGGTCGCGGGCACGGGTTATGCCGTGGGGACGTCCGCCAGCGGGACGGTCATCCTGAAGAGCGACGATTAGACCCCGGGGGCCGGCTAGGGAGGGGCCGATCGGAGGGAGCGAGGGGCCGTAACGACGGCCTCGCCAGGGAAGGCATCCCCAGGAAGGGGCTCACCACGGATGACCCGCCGGAGGGTGAGCGCCCCTACGCCGATGCGCTCGGCCAGCATCTCGCGCGACCAGCCTTTGCGGAGGCGGCCTTCCTCGATCAGGCTACCCAGGAGCTGGCTTATATGACATAGGACCGCAGGGGCTCGATGCCATTGAAGGCGATAGAGGCATAGGTGGTGGTATAGGCCCCGGTGCCCTCGATCAGGACCTCGTCCCCGGGGACCAGCGAGACGGGCAACGCATAGGGCGTCTTTTCGTACAGGATATCCGCCGAGTCGCAGGTGGGGCCGGCCAGGATGCAGGGGGTAGTCGGATCACCATCGCGGGCGGTATGGATGGGGTAACGGATCGCCTCGTCCAGGGTCTCGATCAAACCACCAAACTTGCCGATATCGAGAAAGACCCAGCGCAGGGGGTCATCCTCCGCCTTGCGCGACACCAGGACGACCTCGGCCTTGATGAGGCCCGCATCGCCGACCAGGCCGCGGCCCGGCTCGATGATGGTTTCCGGGAACTCATCGCCGAAATGACGCCAGAGGGCCTGGTTGATGGCGCGGCCATAAGTCTCCAGGGCGGGTATGGCCGTCAGGTAGTGCGCCGGAAAGCCACCGCCGAGATTGACCATGCGGGGCCGGATGCCGTGGTTGCCCAACTCGTGGAAAATGGTGGCGACCGCCGCCAGGGGCATGTCCCAGGCGTCCGGATTGGGCTGCTGGGAGCCGACATGAAAGGAGATGCCATAGGCATCGAGGCCCAGGCGATCGGCCTCGATGAGCACCCCCACGGCAAGATTCGGGGCACAGCCAAATTTGCGGGACAGAGGCCATTCGGCGCCGACGCACTCCGAAAGAATCCGGCAAAAGACCCGCGCCCCCGGGGCGGCGCGGGCGATCTTCTCCACCTCCTCCCGGCAGTCAACGGCAAAGAGGCGGATACCCCGGGCATGGGCCGCGGCAATATCCGCCTCCTTCTTGATGGTGTTGCCATAGGAGATGCGCTCCGGGGTGGCCCCGGCGGCCAGGGCCATGTCAATCTCGGGGACGCTGGCGCAGTCGAAACAGGAGCCCAGCTTGACCAGCAGTTCCAGGAGTTCCGGCGCCGGGTTGGCCTTGATGGCATAAAAGAGACGGCTGTCAGGCAAGACGCGGGCGAAGGCATGATATTTCACCCGTACAGACTCCCGATCAAGGATGAGGCAGGGGCTGGGTGGGTGCTGGTCGAGAAGGAATTGGCGGATGCGGTTGAGCATGGGTAAATAACGGGTCGCGGCGTGAATACGGCCGTATAGCGTACTAGGCCATCCGCCGCTTCGCCAATCGCGCGAAGAGGTCCTTGGCTGCCGCAATCCGCCTGATCGCTAGCGCCGACCTGCCCCGGGACCGACGAGGCACGAAATTATGTATGGCGCCCACGAAACTTAACTCAAAATTGCTTAATATGTAGGATTGGCAAGTTGCTCCAGTTGCAACCTTTTTGACCAACCAATACCAACAACAAGGAGAGAGTGAGATGCGCAATTTATTTGTCCTGGCCCTGATGGGCTGGGTTTTGATGGGCTGCCAAGCCATGCCGAACGACCCCTACCCACCCTCCTACTACCCTCCCCCGACGGACACCGTCGTCCCGGGATGGTGGGCCTATGAGGCGGGAGAGAAATATCGGCTGCAGGGTAAGTGCAAGGAAAGTCTTGCAATGTATCGAGAGGCGCTGTCCTTGAACCCCGGGCTGCTGGAGGCCAGTGAGGGCCTGCGCCGTGCCCAGCGGGATATCTGTCGCGGTAGCAGCAGTAGTAGTAGTGGAGGCAAACGTCCACCACCGGTTGAAAGGCCTACGGAGTTCATGGGTGGCGGCCGCGCCCTGAGGCCAGGAGAGTGGTAAATCCTGGCTGACTGACTGCCCCCTCGGCTTGAAGACGGGGGGCACCCCACCCACATCCTCCCGACGGTCCACTCGGGAGGAAACCTCAATGATATCGAATAAAATCAAGCTTGGCCGCGCGGCGGCCAGCCTGCTCGCCGCTTGCCTGCTCGTGCCCCTGACGCTTTCGACCCCGGCGGTCGCGGATGAGGGCCAGGTCGTCGTGCAGTGGTTGGGTCAATCCGCCTTCAAGATCACCAGCGTGACGGGCAAAGTGATCATGATCGACCCCTTTCTCACCAAGAATCCTAAAACCCCGCCCGAGAATAAGGATCTCGCCGCCCTCGGCAAGGTCGATCTGGTCCTGGTCACCCACGGCCATGGCGACCATGTGGGCGACGGACCGGCAATTGCCAAACAGCACCAGGTCCCTCTCTACGGACCGGCCGGCCTGAACGACAGCCTGGTGGCGCTGGGCGAGCTACCTCGGGAACTCGCCCCCCGTTTCAACAAGGGCGGCACCATCCAGCCCCTGGGCGAGGGTATCCGCATCACTATGACCCGCGCCGAGCACAGTTCGGAGTACCGCTGGAACAATCCCGAGACCCAGCACGAGGAAATCCACGTGGGCGGCGAGCCGGCCGGCTTCATCATTGAGCTGGAAAACGGCTTCAAGATCTATCACATGGGTGATACGGGGCTGTTTAGCGATCTCAGCTTCATTGCCAGCTACTACCGCCCGGATCTGGTGTTGATCCCCATTGGTGGGCACTTCACCATGGACCCGAAGGATGCGGCCTACGCGACCCGCGAGTTCCTCAAGCCACGCTACGCGATTCCCATCCATTACGGCACCAACCCTCAGCTCAAGGGCACCCCCGCGGAGTACCGGCAGGCG is part of the Chromatiaceae bacterium genome and encodes:
- a CDS encoding type III PLP-dependent enzyme; the protein is MLNRIRQFLLDQHPPSPCLILDRESVRVKYHAFARVLPDSRLFYAIKANPAPELLELLVKLGSCFDCASVPEIDMALAAGATPERISYGNTIKKEADIAAAHARGIRLFAVDCREEVEKIARAAPGARVFCRILSECVGAEWPLSRKFGCAPNLAVGVLIEADRLGLDAYGISFHVGSQQPNPDAWDMPLAAVATIFHELGNHGIRPRMVNLGGGFPAHYLTAIPALETYGRAINQALWRHFGDEFPETIIEPGRGLVGDAGLIKAEVVLVSRKAEDDPLRWVFLDIGKFGGLIETLDEAIRYPIHTARDGDPTTPCILAGPTCDSADILYEKTPYALPVSLVPGDEVLIEGTGAYTTTYASIAFNGIEPLRSYVI
- a CDS encoding helix-turn-helix domain-containing protein — encoded protein: MSQLLGSLIEEGRLRKGWSREMLAERIGVGALTLRRVIRGEPLPGDAFPGEAVVTAPRSLRSAPP
- a CDS encoding metal-dependent hydrolase, which gives rise to MISNKIKLGRAAASLLAACLLVPLTLSTPAVADEGQVVVQWLGQSAFKITSVTGKVIMIDPFLTKNPKTPPENKDLAALGKVDLVLVTHGHGDHVGDGPAIAKQHQVPLYGPAGLNDSLVALGELPRELAPRFNKGGTIQPLGEGIRITMTRAEHSSEYRWNNPETQHEEIHVGGEPAGFIIELENGFKIYHMGDTGLFSDLSFIASYYRPDLVLIPIGGHFTMDPKDAAYATREFLKPRYAIPIHYGTNPQLKGTPAEYRQALGETPTQVLSLNPGESARF